The Sphingobacterium bambusae genome includes a window with the following:
- a CDS encoding glycoside hydrolase family 2 TIM barrel-domain containing protein translates to MKWIMRRKVYGCLTIALSLFCSSSFVQAQTVDGKPAVIPPVPDGKIASAWENPMITSINRDPARATAYSYASVEAALKNDRANNDRLLFLNGEWDFKFVFKPADAPKDFHLQEVKGWDKIQVPSNWEMKGYDIPIYRSAVYPFQPIDPPRIPTDYNAVGSYQRSFELPKNWDGMNVTLHFGGVISAYHLWVNDKYVGYAEDSCLPSEFNVTPYLHGGKNRISVQVIRWSDASYLEDQDHWRMSGIHREVFLMAEPKVRIADFHWQAKLDENQQDAIFSLRPKIDNFSGDSIRGFVVKAQLYDATNKPILKDDLQKDADQIFNEIYPRLDNVKFGLLETTISNPKKWSTEDPNLYTLVLSLYDKNNKLLEAKSCAVGFRDIAFSPKNGKLLINGKETYLYGVNRHDHHPERGKALTREDMEADIRQIKQFNFNAIRTSHYPNDPYIYELCDRYGLMVMDEANLETHGLGGKLMNDPLWLAAHMERVTRMLERDKNHPSIVIWSLGNESGRGPTTAAMAAWIHDFDITRPVHYEPGMGSHQLPGYIDPSDPRYPKSNDHSHRLQNSKDQYYVDIVSRFYPGVFTPELLLNQQNGDHRPILFVEYSHSMGNSTGNIKDFWDIFRAHPRLIGGFIWDYKDQALARKDSVYGKVLAYGGDFGEKIHNGAFSLNGIVDAWNRPKAAMYENKRIYQAAEVTLLEPQNARIKIKNRSSVLNLDHYQAVLLLQENGRVLREINLPPINVAAGDSLEMDLLPHIPLKRVSDKEYQLDVQFRLKEDAAWAAKGFVVSSSQLRWQEVQGWPTVTKSKGKALQLQQQDSSYRVLGQDFEATLSKKSGALMQLVYKNETIVNGDLLPNFTRPATDNDRRGWKPQLKLKYWYNTVVFNDIVVKESADSISLESRYSLSGDSAQLNVRYTIYKDGTVGVDYRLHTTAQLPNIPKVGMQLGINPQFDSIQYYGLGAMENYADRAYGFDLGVYSSNIDDFMEPYLYPQENGNRMDVRWFSLHNKKFGLMVTGKQPLQMSAWPFSQTQISQTKHWYKLKKESRITLNIDYLQMGIGGNDTWTDVSQPLEKYQIPAKDYQYSFRLKPFEVSKK, encoded by the coding sequence ATGAAGTGGATTATGAGGCGTAAGGTATACGGTTGTTTGACGATAGCGCTGAGCCTGTTTTGCAGCAGCTCCTTTGTTCAGGCGCAAACAGTGGATGGAAAACCGGCCGTTATTCCGCCGGTACCTGACGGCAAAATAGCTTCTGCGTGGGAAAACCCCATGATTACCTCCATCAACCGTGATCCTGCTCGTGCCACCGCCTATTCCTATGCATCGGTAGAGGCAGCGCTCAAAAACGATCGAGCGAACAACGATAGGCTCCTGTTCCTTAATGGCGAATGGGATTTTAAATTTGTCTTCAAACCTGCCGATGCGCCTAAAGACTTCCATTTGCAGGAAGTCAAGGGCTGGGACAAAATTCAGGTGCCCTCCAATTGGGAAATGAAGGGCTACGATATTCCGATTTACCGATCGGCGGTTTATCCTTTTCAGCCCATCGATCCGCCGAGAATACCGACAGACTACAATGCTGTAGGATCTTATCAGCGCAGTTTCGAACTGCCCAAGAATTGGGATGGAATGAATGTCACTTTGCATTTCGGCGGTGTGATCTCGGCCTATCATCTGTGGGTGAATGATAAATACGTCGGCTATGCCGAAGATTCCTGCCTGCCTTCAGAATTTAACGTAACACCCTATCTGCATGGCGGTAAGAACCGGATATCGGTACAGGTGATCCGCTGGAGCGACGCTTCTTATCTTGAAGATCAGGATCATTGGCGCATGAGCGGCATACACCGAGAGGTGTTTCTCATGGCCGAGCCTAAGGTGCGTATCGCTGATTTCCATTGGCAGGCGAAACTGGATGAAAACCAGCAAGATGCCATTTTTTCTTTACGCCCGAAGATCGATAACTTCTCCGGAGATAGCATCCGCGGCTTTGTCGTCAAAGCGCAACTCTATGATGCCACCAATAAGCCGATCCTAAAGGACGATCTCCAAAAGGACGCCGATCAGATCTTTAACGAGATCTATCCCCGATTGGATAACGTGAAATTCGGTCTACTGGAAACCACGATTTCAAATCCAAAGAAATGGTCGACCGAAGATCCGAACCTGTACACCTTGGTGCTGAGCCTCTACGATAAGAACAATAAGCTCTTGGAAGCGAAGAGCTGTGCCGTAGGTTTCCGCGATATCGCCTTCTCCCCAAAAAATGGAAAGCTGCTGATCAATGGTAAAGAAACCTATCTCTATGGCGTAAACCGGCATGACCATCACCCTGAGCGGGGCAAGGCTTTGACGCGTGAAGATATGGAAGCCGACATCCGGCAGATCAAACAGTTTAATTTCAACGCCATCCGCACCTCACATTATCCCAATGATCCGTACATCTACGAGCTGTGCGACCGTTATGGACTGATGGTGATGGATGAGGCCAATCTGGAAACACATGGCCTTGGGGGTAAACTAATGAATGATCCGCTGTGGCTTGCCGCACATATGGAGCGTGTGACGCGTATGCTGGAACGCGATAAGAACCACCCATCGATCGTGATCTGGTCATTGGGCAATGAGTCAGGACGTGGCCCTACCACCGCGGCCATGGCAGCTTGGATCCATGATTTTGATATCACCCGTCCGGTACACTACGAGCCGGGCATGGGTAGTCATCAATTGCCGGGCTATATCGATCCGTCTGATCCGCGTTATCCAAAATCCAATGATCATTCCCATCGCCTACAGAATAGTAAAGATCAGTATTACGTGGATATCGTATCGCGTTTTTACCCGGGTGTATTCACGCCGGAACTTTTGCTGAATCAGCAAAATGGCGACCACCGACCGATTCTGTTTGTCGAATACTCCCATTCTATGGGAAACTCCACGGGAAACATCAAGGACTTTTGGGATATCTTCCGTGCACACCCACGGCTCATCGGGGGCTTTATCTGGGATTACAAAGACCAGGCACTCGCTCGTAAAGATTCCGTTTATGGGAAAGTACTGGCCTATGGTGGCGATTTTGGTGAAAAGATACACAATGGAGCTTTCAGTTTGAACGGCATCGTCGATGCCTGGAACAGACCCAAAGCAGCCATGTACGAAAATAAACGCATCTACCAAGCCGCCGAGGTGACTTTACTCGAACCGCAGAACGCACGGATTAAGATAAAAAACCGCTCCAGCGTATTGAACTTGGATCATTATCAAGCAGTATTGCTGCTCCAAGAGAATGGCCGCGTCTTGCGGGAGATCAACCTACCGCCCATCAATGTCGCTGCTGGCGATAGCCTAGAAATGGATCTGCTCCCGCATATTCCATTAAAACGGGTATCGGATAAAGAATACCAGTTGGATGTGCAATTTCGGTTAAAAGAGGATGCCGCTTGGGCGGCAAAAGGTTTTGTCGTTTCCTCTAGCCAGCTCCGCTGGCAGGAAGTGCAAGGTTGGCCGACAGTAACCAAGAGTAAAGGCAAAGCTTTACAGCTGCAACAACAAGATAGTTCTTATCGCGTGTTAGGGCAAGATTTCGAGGCGACGTTAAGCAAAAAATCTGGCGCATTGATGCAACTTGTTTATAAAAACGAGACGATTGTAAACGGGGACTTGTTACCCAATTTTACACGTCCAGCAACAGACAATGACCGCCGTGGTTGGAAGCCACAGTTGAAACTGAAGTATTGGTACAATACCGTTGTGTTCAACGATATCGTGGTGAAGGAAAGTGCCGACAGCATTAGCTTGGAAAGCCGTTACAGTTTGTCTGGCGATTCCGCTCAGCTAAATGTGCGCTATACGATCTATAAGGACGGAACTGTCGGCGTTGATTATCGCTTGCATACCACAGCGCAACTGCCCAACATTCCAAAAGTTGGAATGCAGCTAGGTATTAATCCGCAGTTTGATAGTATCCAATATTACGGATTAGGGGCAATGGAAAACTATGCCGATAGAGCCTATGGTTTTGATTTAGGTGTTTACAGTAGCAACATTGACGATTTTATGGAGCCCTATCTGTATCCGCAGGAAAACGGGAACCGCATGGACGTGCGTTGGTTTAGCTTGCACAACAAAAAGTTTGGTCTTATGGTAACGGGTAAACAACCCTTGCAAATGAGTGCATGGCCTTTTTCGCAGACGCAGATCAGCCAAACAAAACACTGGTACAAGTTGAAGAAAGAGAGCCGCATCACCTTAAACATTGATTACCTGCAAATGGGAATCGGAGGAAATGATACTTGGACAGATGTGTCGCAGCCCTTGGAGAAATATCAGATTCCGGCTAAAGATTACCAGTATTCTTTCCGTTTGAAACCATTTGAAGTAAGCAAAAAGTAA
- a CDS encoding alpha-L-rhamnosidase-related protein produces the protein MKKLILTIGFVFTAIFLFAQQSGTWIWYPGDFEVWLSNDMQNRRTERGTFFPPFWKMDSHYVLVEFHKEFNLQQEEEITIHAEGKYNVKLNGKMLPGMPKTLKLGKGKQKINVKVYNQAQVPALYVSGKAVNTDKDWLVTYEDKEWIDETGKASDQSGTTYVKAGYWNFNNVAQLPSKFRLPTRTEKAVASSKHGKGTLIDFGKNTFGFLSLHQLKGSGKLAIYYGESKEEALATATCETLDIIELDKQVAKDSTLALSKAFRYVYIEPQGTAAFNGASMEYEFLPVEDRGAFKSSDEELNKIWNVAKYTMELTSREFYIDGIKRDRWIWSGDAYQSYAMNYYLGFDSETVKRTILALRGKEPTVSHINTIMDYTFYWFLSIYDYYQYTGDKEFIASIYPRMKSLMQFCLDRRNSDGLMQGLSGDWVFIDWADGLSKQGEVSFEQLLLCRSLETMALCADLVGQQQDQQRYTKEATQLKTKIFDYYWNEQKGAFAHSRIDGKQTDNVTRYTNMFAIFFDYLSAAQRTAVKDKVLLNDAIQKIMTPYMRYYELEALCALGEKDYVMKEMKNYWGGMLKLGATTFWEEYNPDKKGAEHYAMYGREFGKSLCHSWGASPIYLLGKYYLGVEPTAAGYEKYTINPYLASLEWMEGKVPTPAGEIELAVSKKKITVKSPIGVGTLQLKSKVVPRCKQGTVVNTGKDQYSIELKKDTTYEVDYEA, from the coding sequence ATGAAAAAACTAATCTTAACCATCGGTTTTGTGTTTACCGCCATCTTTTTATTTGCGCAGCAAAGCGGTACCTGGATTTGGTATCCGGGCGATTTTGAAGTGTGGCTCAGCAATGATATGCAGAATCGGCGGACCGAACGAGGTACTTTTTTTCCACCTTTCTGGAAAATGGATAGTCATTATGTACTCGTTGAATTTCATAAAGAGTTTAACCTACAGCAAGAAGAGGAGATTACCATTCATGCCGAAGGCAAGTACAATGTAAAGCTGAATGGAAAGATGTTGCCCGGCATGCCGAAGACGTTAAAATTGGGCAAGGGCAAGCAAAAAATAAATGTCAAGGTTTATAACCAGGCGCAAGTGCCCGCTTTGTATGTTTCTGGCAAGGCAGTTAATACAGATAAAGACTGGCTAGTGACCTACGAAGATAAGGAATGGATTGATGAAACAGGTAAAGCATCCGATCAATCGGGGACGACCTATGTAAAAGCTGGTTATTGGAACTTTAACAACGTCGCACAGTTGCCTTCGAAATTTAGACTGCCCACGCGTACGGAAAAGGCGGTAGCGAGTAGTAAGCACGGAAAGGGAACGCTGATCGACTTTGGCAAGAATACCTTTGGTTTTCTAAGCTTGCATCAGTTGAAAGGAAGCGGTAAGTTGGCCATCTATTATGGCGAATCTAAAGAAGAAGCGCTAGCAACAGCTACCTGCGAAACGCTGGATATCATCGAGCTTGATAAGCAAGTTGCCAAAGATAGCACGCTTGCCCTGTCAAAGGCTTTTCGCTATGTGTACATCGAACCGCAAGGAACTGCAGCATTTAATGGAGCTTCCATGGAATACGAATTTTTGCCGGTGGAAGATCGCGGCGCCTTCAAGAGCTCGGATGAAGAGTTGAACAAAATCTGGAATGTGGCCAAATATACGATGGAGCTTACCTCACGTGAGTTTTACATTGATGGTATCAAGCGCGACCGTTGGATATGGAGTGGCGATGCTTACCAGTCTTACGCCATGAATTACTACTTGGGCTTTGACTCGGAAACCGTCAAGCGAACCATTTTGGCGCTACGCGGTAAAGAACCTACTGTGAGCCATATCAACACCATTATGGACTACACGTTTTATTGGTTTTTGAGTATCTACGACTATTACCAGTATACCGGCGACAAAGAGTTTATTGCGAGTATCTACCCGCGCATGAAGTCGCTGATGCAGTTTTGCCTAGATCGCCGCAATAGCGACGGCTTGATGCAAGGGCTTTCGGGCGACTGGGTGTTTATTGATTGGGCCGATGGACTCAGCAAGCAGGGCGAAGTGAGTTTTGAACAGTTGCTGCTATGCCGCAGCTTGGAAACCATGGCACTGTGTGCGGACCTAGTTGGACAACAGCAGGATCAGCAACGCTACACGAAAGAAGCAACACAATTAAAAACCAAGATCTTCGACTATTACTGGAATGAACAAAAAGGTGCATTTGCCCATAGCCGGATCGATGGTAAGCAAACGGATAATGTAACGCGCTACACCAATATGTTTGCGATATTTTTCGATTACCTTTCTGCGGCGCAGCGGACAGCGGTAAAGGATAAGGTATTGTTGAACGATGCCATTCAAAAGATCATGACACCCTACATGCGCTACTATGAGCTGGAAGCACTTTGTGCGCTCGGAGAGAAGGATTATGTGATGAAGGAAATGAAAAACTATTGGGGTGGGATGTTAAAACTGGGAGCAACGACCTTTTGGGAAGAGTACAATCCCGACAAAAAAGGCGCAGAGCATTATGCGATGTATGGACGCGAATTTGGAAAAAGTCTTTGCCACTCCTGGGGCGCTAGCCCGATATACCTATTGGGGAAATATTATTTGGGCGTGGAGCCTACGGCCGCAGGTTACGAAAAGTATACCATCAATCCTTACTTGGCTTCCTTGGAATGGATGGAAGGGAAAGTACCGACACCAGCCGGTGAAATAGAACTTGCTGTGTCCAAGAAAAAGATAACGGTTAAGTCCCCCATTGGCGTGGGTACGCTACAGCTGAAGAGCAAAGTTGTCCCACGTTGTAAGCAAGGGACAGTGGTAAATACCGGGAAAGATCAGTATAGCATCGAGCTGAAGAAAGATACGACTTATGAAGTGGATTATGAGGCGTAA
- the fucP gene encoding L-fucose:H+ symporter permease, translated as MHINTNEPASVDHHSSKNYLFPFILVVCLFFLWGIAHNLNGVLIPHLKKACELDNSQSALVDTSVFFAYFVMALPAGFLLRKWGYKASIIIGLLAFSLGAFLFIPAANMRMYELFLIALFIIGCGLAVLETAANPYAAVLGPASSATHRLNLAASFNGLAAMIAPIIGTVFILSGRSYSAEQMDAMTETARISYLAEEASSVKLPYLILGAVLLLIALIFVFVKLPEIKEEESGTGQKTGFFSALKHRHLAFAVVAQFFYVGAQVCVTSFFIRMAQQGAGVDEKTAGYYLGVYGLLFMAGRFVGTFLLRYTTASRLLSLYACISIFLAAVAIFGSGMVVLYALGGLGFFMSIMFPTIFSLGITGLGKDTKQASSWLIMSIVGGAIFPFLTGGIIDMAKDNTQVGYIVPLVCYAVILWYALRGSKPSAAVHSR; from the coding sequence ATGCACATCAATACGAATGAACCCGCAAGCGTTGATCATCATTCATCGAAAAACTACCTTTTTCCGTTTATACTGGTGGTCTGCCTGTTTTTCCTGTGGGGAATAGCACATAATTTGAACGGCGTCCTCATCCCACATTTAAAGAAAGCCTGCGAGCTGGACAATAGCCAATCTGCACTGGTGGATACCTCCGTGTTCTTCGCTTACTTTGTGATGGCGCTTCCTGCTGGCTTTCTGTTGCGAAAATGGGGATATAAAGCATCCATTATTATTGGTTTGCTTGCCTTTTCGCTTGGTGCTTTTCTTTTCATACCCGCGGCAAACATGCGGATGTATGAACTATTTCTCATCGCGCTGTTTATCATCGGCTGTGGGCTGGCTGTTTTGGAAACCGCCGCCAATCCTTACGCGGCCGTTTTAGGCCCGGCAAGTTCGGCCACACATCGGTTAAACCTAGCGGCCTCGTTCAACGGTTTGGCAGCTATGATAGCGCCAATAATCGGAACGGTGTTTATCCTATCCGGCCGAAGCTATTCAGCAGAGCAGATGGATGCCATGACGGAAACAGCGCGCATCAGCTACCTCGCAGAAGAAGCCTCTTCCGTGAAGTTGCCCTATCTTATTCTAGGTGCGGTACTGCTGTTGATTGCGCTGATCTTCGTATTCGTTAAACTGCCAGAAATAAAAGAAGAAGAAAGTGGTACGGGACAGAAAACAGGCTTTTTTTCAGCGCTTAAGCACCGTCATCTCGCTTTTGCCGTTGTGGCACAATTTTTCTATGTCGGCGCTCAGGTTTGTGTAACCAGCTTCTTTATCCGGATGGCGCAGCAAGGTGCGGGTGTGGATGAGAAAACCGCCGGTTATTACTTGGGTGTATATGGCTTGCTATTTATGGCGGGGCGTTTTGTGGGAACTTTTCTGTTACGTTACACCACAGCGAGCCGGCTGCTTTCCCTGTATGCATGCATATCCATTTTTTTGGCTGCGGTGGCCATCTTTGGTTCGGGCATGGTCGTTTTGTATGCACTAGGTGGATTGGGATTTTTTATGTCCATTATGTTTCCAACGATCTTTTCTTTGGGTATTACGGGACTGGGAAAAGACACCAAACAGGCCTCGTCATGGCTGATCATGTCTATCGTTGGCGGTGCCATATTCCCGTTTCTGACGGGAGGTATTATCGATATGGCCAAAGACAATACACAGGTCGGATATATCGTGCCGCTGGTCTGTTATGCCGTCATCCTGTGGTATGCACTGCGCGGATCAAAGCCGAGTGCAGCTGTACATTCTCGGTAG
- a CDS encoding MaoC/PaaZ C-terminal domain-containing protein, whose amino-acid sequence MHFESIFFEDYSLTDKRVTLGRTITETDFVVHAGHTGDFFPHHMDAEWCKTQPFGQRIAHGTMIFAIGIGLTASVINPEAFSKGYDRLRFVKPVFIGDTIHAEVTISEKSDAKNPAFGTVVEHVEIINQHGEVVLVADHILLAKRKEVVS is encoded by the coding sequence ATGCATTTTGAATCTATTTTTTTTGAAGATTACAGCTTGACAGATAAACGCGTCACCTTGGGGCGCACCATAACGGAAACCGACTTTGTGGTTCATGCCGGCCATACCGGCGACTTCTTTCCGCACCATATGGATGCCGAATGGTGCAAAACACAACCCTTTGGACAACGTATCGCGCATGGCACCATGATATTCGCGATAGGTATAGGCCTCACGGCCTCGGTTATTAACCCGGAAGCGTTTTCCAAAGGCTATGATCGCCTACGTTTCGTCAAGCCTGTATTCATCGGTGATACCATCCATGCAGAGGTCACCATTTCCGAAAAATCCGATGCTAAAAATCCGGCTTTTGGAACCGTGGTGGAGCATGTGGAAATAATCAACCAACACGGCGAAGTGGTGCTCGTGGCTGACCATATTTTATTGGCGAAACGCAAAGAAGTAGTTTCCTAA
- a CDS encoding Gfo/Idh/MocA family protein — protein MITIPYKAVLPKTMSPIVIIGAGGIVKDAHLPAYKKAGFHVYGIVNRTKAKAEALAEDFAIPHVFDTVAEAVAQAPANTVYDITIMPNQFLETLEALPDGAAVLIQKPMGDYYADSEAILAVCKRKKLVAAINCQLRQAPFVNAARWLIEQGHIGELYDMEVRVTLHTPWELFPHVMVHPRLEILYHSVHYIDLIRSFLGNPKSVYAKTLKHPAKELSSSRTTLLLDYGDTMHAVVNTNHDHDFGPDHQESFIKWEGTKGAIKAKMGLLMDYPHGVPDQFSYCIKSLEGEYKWTDYPIEGSWFPDAFIGSMGSLMRFKIGEIDVLPAAVEDVIYTMAVVEAAYKSSAAGGEKIDDIV, from the coding sequence ATGATAACTATTCCCTATAAAGCAGTCTTACCGAAGACGATGTCGCCGATTGTGATAATCGGAGCAGGAGGTATTGTTAAGGATGCCCATTTGCCCGCCTATAAAAAAGCAGGCTTTCACGTTTATGGTATAGTGAACCGCACCAAAGCAAAGGCGGAGGCATTGGCGGAAGACTTTGCTATTCCCCACGTGTTTGATACGGTAGCGGAGGCTGTCGCACAGGCACCGGCAAATACCGTCTACGACATCACCATTATGCCCAACCAGTTTCTAGAAACCCTAGAAGCATTGCCGGATGGTGCTGCCGTGCTGATCCAAAAACCAATGGGTGATTACTATGCAGACAGCGAAGCTATTTTAGCCGTTTGTAAGCGAAAGAAACTCGTGGCCGCGATCAATTGCCAACTTCGTCAAGCGCCTTTTGTCAATGCCGCGCGTTGGCTGATCGAACAAGGGCATATCGGTGAACTGTACGATATGGAAGTTCGCGTTACCTTACACACGCCCTGGGAATTATTTCCGCATGTCATGGTACATCCACGGCTTGAAATTTTATACCATAGCGTACACTATATCGATTTGATCCGATCCTTTTTAGGGAATCCCAAAAGTGTCTATGCCAAAACATTGAAGCATCCGGCTAAGGAATTATCCTCTAGCCGCACCACCCTGTTGTTAGATTACGGCGATACGATGCACGCCGTTGTAAACACCAACCATGATCACGATTTCGGACCCGACCATCAAGAAAGTTTCATCAAATGGGAAGGAACAAAAGGCGCTATCAAAGCTAAAATGGGCTTATTGATGGATTATCCACATGGCGTTCCCGATCAGTTTTCTTACTGCATCAAATCGTTGGAAGGTGAATATAAGTGGACCGATTATCCGATCGAAGGCTCTTGGTTTCCCGATGCTTTTATTGGAAGCATGGGGAGCTTAATGCGCTTTAAAATTGGTGAAATCGACGTATTGCCGGCCGCAGTCGAAGATGTCATCTACACGATGGCCGTTGTTGAAGCAGCCTATAAAAGCAGTGCCGCAGGTGGCGAAAAAATTGACGATATCGTGTGA